The Elaeis guineensis isolate ETL-2024a chromosome 5, EG11, whole genome shotgun sequence DNA segment CCATGCCCATCTCGATAAAAAATCGGATCAGGTCGGGTCCATATATAACCCGGTCCTAATCCATGAAATGCGATTCGATTCGGATCTGGCTCAGGTCGGGTCGGGTCACgagtttaatttatttaaaacctACCATCAGTGAATACTAATGCTGgatgacaactaagaaatgactcttttcttttttttcctccaatccTCCAACAgtaacttctaataattaattatattggATAGCAGAGGGAAACAAACAGTTTTTGAGAAAAGTCAAGATTGTAGAAgtccaaacaaaagaaaaaaaataaaaataaaataaattttatataataatataattatcccaatctaaaatatcatacaaaAGGAATATTTATATATGATTAAAAATGAGACTGCATATACCGTGGATGACACAACATCTATGCATATTAGAGCATACTCTGAAATTTCTTAAAGTTAACAAAACGAATTGAAATTCAAGAAGCCCTCTTATTTTTGTACCTCATGGCATAGTAAACATAAATCAGAAAGTTTAAAAAACTAAGCCTAGCAAGAAGCCAGAAGAAGTAATCGAGATgtccttcatttaaattattaggaATCTATCCAATCTTTCCTTCTCGAATTGTTATAGAGGTTACAACAAtcagaataaaaaaattgaagggtttgaaaaatttttactttTGGAGATTTTTAGTTTGAAAAACGGATGGGAAAGATCCAaaggtttgaaaaattttgatccaaaCCCCTATTTAGGTGAGTCACTCTAACTGGGTTCGAATCTTATTTTTGGatccggatcggatcggatcagatcAGATCGGGTCATGTATCTTAAGATTCAAATTAACCCAAAAGTCTCTACGGGTTGGATCGAGTCCAAATTCAGAAAATTCAGATCCGATCCAGAAAAGAGAATGGGTCTAATTTTTGAATCTATCTCGGCTCCATGGGTCTTTTAAATGGGTCTTGATCGGATCTaattggatcggatcggattggatcatagatcaacccgatccatttgcagccttaatCCTCCTACAACAATTTACCCTCCTACAACAATTTACGCAACAAGACAACTACAGGCATTCTACAGGGGACACTTACTGCCTTCAAAGATGAGGCAGTGAAAATGACGGTCATCAGTCATCAACATTCTAAGCGAGAATTAGATTATACCTAATGAGTCATTTTGGTTAAACATCGCTCATTATCCACTCTAGATCAATGTCTTTAATGAGGTTCTGGTCTCATACCAAGAAAACCATCACTAATCGGTCCATACTTACGCAAGGGGTGAGAAACGAAATCTGCCAGAGAAAAAATACATGGGGACTTTGCTCCAAGGTGCGCTGTCGTCCACGACAAATGACGTCTTACTAGCGGCGAAAGAGGAGCTACGAGAGGCAGGGTTGGCTCCATGGTTGTGATTCTTACCCCAGTAACATGCGCACTCGGTTTGTGGATGGCATGGATGTACAAGGTTCAAATACATATATGATACCATCTGAAAGTTTACAAAACCCAATGATGGCAACCAACAATCTAACGCTTACATGTAGTGACTTATCATAAAAGATTAGGGAGGTCTGAAATTCTTTCTGAAAATGCAATTCAGCTAGTTTGCAAAAGAAAAATCGAGAAAATCAAGAATTCTATGTTTAGAgttttttttgcttgaataaaCAGAAGTGAAAAAGGACCCATCTGGCTTTCATTAGTATAGATAGAAGAAGAATTATGGACAACAAATACAAGACATCAACACACTGAATCAACAATGATACAAACATGAAAAATCTATGCCATCACACCTCCAACACCGAATCAAAAATGAAGCAAAGATGAAAACCTATGCCGTCGCAGCTTCTCCATCGACCGTCGGCATCGGATAGCGACACAGCGGACACAAGTGACTTCGTTCCAGCCACTTGGTGGCGCAAGAACAATGGAACTCATGACAACACGGCAACACAATCAGCTCGGCTCCGGCTTCAAAATTCTCTAAGCAAATAGAGCATATCGTCGACCCATCCTCTCCCTCCCCTTGATAGGTCTTGGTGTCCAGCGTCTTGATCGACGACTCGGATGCCGGCACGGAACCAAACTCTCGCGTGCCACCCGCCGCCGCCTCCTCCAAAGAAAGCATCAGGTCTCCATCATCCATCAGCTCAGCCTCGTCAAGCATCAAGACTCCATCCTCCATCCGAGCACGGGCAGAGACCGTGGGGATATTAAGGTGGACCACCATCAAGAAGCCGCTGTAGCCTTCAAGAAGCACCGCATTGGCGGCACGAGAGACGTAGGAGGATATGTGGTCAGTCCAGAAGTAGACGTTGCTGCGGTGGGGATGGCCGACATGGGAAAGCATGTACTCGACTTGGAGCCGACGGAGCTGGCGGGGGAAGAGGTCGGAGAGGGGAAGGAGGAAGCGAAAGACGTTGGCCTGGTGGATGCCGGACCTTGAGATGAGGAACCTGACCATGGGCTCTGATGTGGGGTCGCCTCCCCTTTGGAGGAAGACCCTGAGGTGCACCGAATTGTTGCCACGGACAAGATTCAACCATGCATCCATGGCTGCCTGAAAGAGAGAAACAGAGCAGAGAGGAAATCTTCAAGACGTATGGGCGAAGGCGTGCGGACCACGGCTGGCTCAAAGAGAGAAGCAGAGGAAAGCTTGAAGACGTATGTATGGGTGAGGGCGTGAAACAGAGTTTTATTTATAGTTTCTTGGATCGTCCCAATTAGATCAGGGATCGGAGAGAAGGCAGTACCAATTAGATCGGGAATCGGAGAGAAGGCAGTACCAATTAGATCGGGAATCGGAGAGAAGGCAAACCCAATTAGATCAGGAATCGAAGGCAGTCCCAAAAGAAAACCTCGACGGAgctaacggctattttttttttccttttcgatTCTCACTTGGCATCGGAAAATTTAAAAGCCATGCCTGCGCTAACGGTTTATTTTTTTCCGAAAAAAACTAATGAAGATTCTGTCCGGTTGGTTTGTTTCGGAGAATCGAAGAGCAACGGCTTCGCTTAGGGTTTTCTTTGCCTAAAAAAAGTctaacaaagattgaatccttggCTATGCCTCAAATCTCACTCCAATGGAAGAAGTAAAATCATTGCCCATAAACACAACCAAGTCAAACCCGGCCTTTGTTAGGAAAGGATATATGATTCCTGCTTTGCCATTCAATTCTAACCAGTGTTATGCCCTCCATCAAAAACTTGGGAGGGCTAACAATAAAGCAAGTTTCTATCAATGTGAAGGGTGCAAAATGGACAGCTTTTAGTCATCCGATCAACAGATATACCGTAACCATGACATTAAGTAAGCTGAATTCTGAGTACTAAAGTCAGGTCTCTTGAGCCCTGTTTCACCATTCAATTTGAGCAGATTCAAATTTTGCTAGGGGTAGGCACAATTGGAGCATCAGTTACAAACAAGATGCATAACACCGTGATTCTCTCCTATAAGGACAGGCGACAGATTAGTAGAACCATGAAGTTGCTATGCGACAATTGTAGATCATTTTTTAGTTAAACTATAATTCTGCAACAGCTATGGTAAAGGTTGTTGATAGGCCCAAGTAGTACATGAGGTAGCTTAAGAATAGAAATGCTgccaataattaaaaattatagcaaGCATTACGAAGACATTTAGCTGACTCATTCATGCAATAAAACATTGATATCCTTGTATTTAATTACTTTATCCagtatatacatggtgtgcaacaaaCCTTTAGTACAACATGTATACTGATGTGTCATTTTAGACGAGTTCCATCAACTGCTGTGAAACATCTGCAATGCAAACAGTGAAATTGAAAAATGGTGCTTACGGTGTGATCAATAATGAAGGTCAACAACAAGCTCAAACTATAGAAAACAACTCCACTACCTTGAAGAATGGATGGTGTTGTCTGGAATTCATGCCAGAAACTCTGATGAAAGGCAAGATCATAATTTAGGAACCTGGCAGCAAGGAATGCAGCCCCAGCAGCAATATGATGGGGCTTAAATTGAAGCCAAAGTGAACTCCGAAGTCTGCAATAAAATAAAAACATTGAAAGAGATATATCAGATTATAAAGGAAAGCATCAAACAAAAATTGAGGATAATAAACTTAATCGGCAAACCACCCTTCCGCAACAATGCTATGTGCAAAAAGCTTAAAGTCTTTTCTTTGGTAAGTGAAAGTCTTGAGTCATTTCCACATCAACATAAGCCACATCAGTTCACATCTAACTAAGATTAAAACAGCAGAACAGCAGAAGGATTTCATATAGCAGCTAAGCAAGCTATTATGCCAATGTCTCCTTACCAACTACAAAGCAGCCATCCAGGTGATATATTATCTGAGAATCTTCTGTAGAAATGCTGTCATAGTGGTAAGCTATAGCAGCATTATGTGCCTTTGGGAACTATGCATCAAGTCCTGGACCCAAGAATGCTCAAGGGGCATTTGCCTTTCCCGAAATCCAAAAACATTATACAATCAGTAAAAGTAGGAGAGAATTGTGACACAGAAGAGAGAATAAAAACTTCTCCCATGGATGCTTCTAGCTTCTGCTTATCAATGCTATCTCTCAAATGACTAGTAAAATTTCAAACAATACAAAAGCAACCACATGATTGATAGAAAACTTGAGTGCTTCATAAGTCTCACTCACTTCCTCACCCACAAGTTCATATTTTGTAAACCAGCAGGGGATACATGCTATACATATTGACAaatgaaatcttttgattaaatagAACCAACATGGTATTGACAaatgaaatcttttgattaaatagAACCAACATGGTAACGCAATATCTTTCGCAATTAAAAAACATAATATGTTTTGCTGTGAGAGTTTTTTGTGTAACATAGTACACATCTTTGACTGTGTTATATGCACATCCAAgttacaaattttgaaattttttttaaaaaaaaaaaaaaaacacattttCTTATCAGTGTGACAGAGAGGAACTTGTCACTTACAAGAATACTCTTAAATGCATTGAAAGATTAAATTATAAAGCTGCATTTTCATTAAAACATTGGACGGTGAAGAAGGTAGCAGTACTCAATCTGGAATCACATATTCAAATAATTCATGCGTTGATGATTCTTGGTGTTTATCTTTCACTTATTTTTGAGTTTAGTTAATGTAGTCATATTATGATAGTGATTGTTTTGCCTAGACATTTCCATCCATTGCCTGCATGCAAaagggcagagagagagagaaattcttttctTGATTAAGTGAGCTGAAAAGGAAGCATCATCAAGAAAAAAGGTCATTTTGATATTTTGCCATTTCATGTGAGAATTTCACCCAGACTCTGAAAAGAGGGGGAAGAGTCATCGGCTGGCTTTGCAAGGTAGCAAGCTGAACTACCAAATAAATTCAATATAAAACAATAATTTGCAGAGATAATCAAACATTTGCAAAAATTAGAGGACAAACAGGATAGGACAGCAAAATGAAATTGGAATATGGCATGTGCGAGGCAAAAAGTTTTACTTAAAATTCAAGCAGAAAAATGGAAGTAAAGCTTTGTGAGATACAAAGTGAAACTCAACAAGAAATGACCCCAAAGTGTCAGATATCTCGAATTAAGAAAAAAGAATGAACGCAACTGCACTACAGGTGGAATAGGTTTGCAGGTATTTTAGTGATTAATAATAACCAACTGGTGAACTGGTTTGAGATTTTTCATGCAATATGTTCAAATTGCACTGCTGCTCAACTTCAGATGTGTAACtatattacacacacacacactaaaaAAAGGCTTTTCCATGAACAGCATATGAATCCTCCAGCTAAGAATATCACACAGGTCAGCACGTAATTCTCGTGAAGAAAGACCCTGCAATTTATGCCATATCAAAACATCAATATGCCATACTACGAAAAAACAATGTAGAATAAATAGTTTGAATGCAGAAACACGGCCAATTTTGGAACCAGGAAAATTTTATGCGACTCTTCCCATAGTTAGTGCTAAGAAGACAGCACGTATAAGACTCACAATTGGAAGTATATAACACGTACAGGGAAACATCAAGTGCCTTGATGTTTTTATTTGTCTGGCATTTAAAAAAAATCACCTAAAAACCCAGAAGAAGACATTGAAGATGTTCAATTTCGTTTGGAATGATATGGCTTTATTTATGAGTTTTACAAAAGTACTATCTCAGTGAGACAAATTTCCAAAATAAGAGACAGGATACAAAGTCACATCAGTACATGAATATCTCCCCTAATAATTAGAGGAACCTGAACATCAAAATACAATCCTTAAGCAATAGGGAGTATAAGAAGGGGAAAAGCAGGATGGGtgggaaggaggaggagaagaacgaGGGCAAGAAGAGTTTGCTCAACAATTTGTTGTACAATAAATATTTAAACCAAGTCACTAAATACCCTCCGATTGTTTAAAGGCACTATTTCATGTATACAATAACTTGATGGTATATGCAGCAGTATACATGATGATAACCATCTTCCAGTGCTGCTGCCAATAGCAGCTGGCCTGTGATGCACGGGCACTTCATGGCACCAAACCCTATGAAATAATAAAAGtcaatattcaaaataatataataatattaaaataaaattgaacATATTAGatatagaattgtgaattaaagatctaatatcaatcGCATAAAACATGGATGATAGATTTATGGGTTAGTTTGATTAGGtcctcctaattaaattagatcctaGGGTTAGatcaaagattaaatagactaaatagagaaattaattaagtctaaccaaaagttgaattagattaaatcaagatttctctagagccaatataataattataattggtCGAATccgtatctttgattagacctaaatagactttgatctctagctcagtgatcgaaccaaaatctataagttgatcgagttgaaactaattaactagttggggtctaaggtaagtttggtagtcttgatcgatggttattaattgggagctactcgtatagattgagtctatgatgcgttaatgacatatctctcctactgatctcacttacttgaccaacatgatgaatcaagttttgatcagatcgcttaatgattagggttgacccatgcttactagaaaatcagtttgactgatttaggtgtccctagtttgacttgtctttgTCCTCAatgtgacttgatgaagtcagtgggaggattgatgacttgtcagttggatcaaattatttctaGTCTACtctgatctgacttgatgaagtcagtgagaggattgagattaggtagtctgtgtatttaattttgttaaattatgttaatcaaaatttttaaattattaggtccataaaatgagttggttatagtgataactagatcatagcctctcattaaagtgaatgataattggtccattatttctgattgacattgcaggcaccatccgtctaatatttctctgaatgatgaaattatcattcatcatatgatgactctattgtactatctaatgaatggttggattggctgagccatactcggatctgatcattcattagttagaattactgagtaggtttatgttaatggttggacctaatcaggacttttaGTGGagacccatcacctactgaaatgaaatctggagtgaaattaattattaaaaattatttgaagaaccaattagttgagaacctacccatagatgtatatgggttgaccgagtcaTATTCAGATCcatatgcaatctgtgtggattctagtaccgactaaggaattaaggtaatttctcgaattgaaggtaaaagctaacaatttgtataaaatagtgggagaatctttagactaaagtccatatctttagacttaattaattcatacactaattaggtctatatattttttttagaaatggccAATATCGTGTTGCTTcactcactatttgatagtgGTGAGCTTAttcgatccaacttcgatagtcagtatcagaagttgaatattgatcttgagTCCAATCTAACTAAAAAATTTAAGGCTGAATCGAGTCAgacagactatgacccaaataggctaaaaaaaataagcaattagttgctggtcaaggtgcttatatgataatatcttataaatttttctatatgtgacactactatctggatattgaatatcgaaagttcagttcacatatgtaattcattgtaagaactttaagttagtagaaaatttgagaatagtgagagattcctaaatatgagAGATGAAAGCCAAATTCTAATCCTGactttaggagtcgtcgagcttgtttCCAAATtcaatagtgtcattttaagtgattatcattattgtccatcttttttgatgcatataatctctattggcctcttagccaaagatggttatagtttatcaataaagaataattattatgatatcattatgaatgatgttacaataatacaaggacaattaagaaatggcatctatatttTATCACAGCCTGCGAGTGTAATGTACGCTCCAAATAAATATCGTAAGTTAGATAATGTTACacatgcctacctttgacattgtagactTGAACACATTAACAAGAACATGATAAATAGGTTAGCataagagggtatcctcaatatcaatgattgtgaatcattgccgacttgtgagtcttatcttcttgggaagatgactaagtcaccttttactgaaaaaggtgaacgagctaatAATGTTCTGGATCTAATAcatagttgttgggtataaaataccctcagccgaagttcttaacaggattgaccttcccaagactcctccggctttcgaccgcagatggtatctccccggacttctccaacagccggattcccacagtgctgactgaatttcctcgacagacgaactcccactacaccacccgagctccttcaacatgagttcccccagttatttactaaaccgccctaagcgctcactaagctccgccgccagccgactttctacgactatcagctgctccccgaatcccttccagacttcttccagccaggttcaactccaatccgaactaccccggactccgccaacggctgaacttctccaacggtagattcctacaactaccaaattttagcccggactcctacgggagccggatcccgtccccgacctcgattgcggaaaggcttcgcccgaactcctacgggagccgggctccgtcctcgaccccgattgctggcaaactttgtccggacttctaagggagccggacttcatccctgactttgattgcaggttgactcagcccggactcctatgggagctggatctcgtccccgacatcgactgcggaaaggcttcgcccggactcctacgggaatcgggttccgtcctcgaccccgattgctggtaaacttcgtccggactcctacgggagccagacttcgtccctgactttgattgcaggtagacttcgcccgggctcctacgggagccagatctcgtctccagctccagctgcgggaagactcagcccggactcctacgggagtcgggcctcgttcccaatttcgactgcacaaggacttcgcccggactcctacgggagccgggctccacccacgactttgcttacaggtaaacttcgtccggacccctaagggagccggacttcatccttgactttgattgcaggttgactcagcccggactcctacgggagccggatctcatccctgacctcgactgcggaaaggcttcgcccggactgctacgggaatcgggctctgtcctcgaccccgattgctggtaaacttcgtccagactcctacgggagccggacttcgcccctgactttgattgcaggtagacttcgtctgggctcctacgggagtcagatctcgtctccagctccagctgcaggaagactcagcccagactcctacgagagccgggcctcgttcccaattctggctgcacaaggacttcacccggacacctacgggagccggtttccacccacgacttcgcttataggtaaacttcatccggactcctaagggagccggacttcatccctgactttgattgcaggtagacttcgcccgggctcctacgggagccagatctcgtctccagctccagctgcgggaagactcagcccggactccaacgggagccgggcctcgttcccaattctggctgcacaaggacttcgcccggactcctatgggagtcgggctccacctacgacttcgcttacaggtaaacttcgtccggactcctaagggagccggacttcatccctgactttgattgcaagtagactcaaccggactcctacgggagctggatctcgtccccgacctcgactgtggaaaggcttcgcccggactcctacgggagccggactccgtcctcgacctcgattgctggtaaacttcgtccggattcctaaaggagtcggacttcatccctgactttgattgtaggttgactcagcctggactcctacgggagccggatctcatccccgaccttgactgcggaaaggcttcgcccggactcctatgggagccgggctccatcctcgaccccgattgctggtaaacttcgtccggactcctacgggagccagacttcgcccctgactttgattgcaggtagatttcgcccgggctcctacgggagccagatctcgtctccagctccagctgcgggaagactcagcccggactcctatgggagccgggcctcgttcccaattctggctgcacaaggacttcgcctggacacctacgggagccgggctccacccacgacttcgcttacaggtaaacttcgtccggactcctaagggagccagacttcatccctgactttgattgcagatagactcagcccggactcctacgggagccggatctcgtccccgacctcaactgcggaaaggcttcgcccggactcctatgggaaccgggctccgtcctcgaccccgattgctggtaaatctcgtccggactcctaagggagtcggactttacccctgactttgattgccggtagacttcgcccgagctcctacgggagccagacctcgtctccagctccaactgcgggaagactctgtccggactcctgtgggagccggacctcgtccccgacttcaactgaaggaagactccatccggactcccgcgagagccagactccaagctcctctcagatgggtggctagccacctctctccgccagacaccccagccgaactccggtcgataggcttggacctcctggcaggccgcagcaacagccatgactctgctccgcttcctgcgatggatttcacgcggctccatcactccctggcaggccataataatggccacgatcctactccacttcctacgacggataccgcgtgattctttcATTCTccggcaagtcccgacaacggacgtcgctccgctccccatggcagactccacgaggcacgccccggtgatagccacgggtccactccactactctccgcaacaaactcctcctgactctgggcggcccactgccagacggttacagacatcgctatcagtttgttgccccctccgcctataaaagggggaccccagatacgttattctctaagctctcatttttacctagaaattctgctaaaattttcgttcgagcattccattcttgttgagacagagaactgacttgagcgtcggagggtcatgccggagcaaccccacctccggtttagacttcttttgtaggtctcgGCGGTGACCGGAcctccacaactccagcttctccggtgcaggcgaatttttgcaccaacaggattggcgctagaggaaggattgtgccttcgcagtacccttgttcttgaaggagcgctcaacgggaccacccccgggcatcttttctggcatcctctcttcctccccccaCTCGGTCTTTGCccaatgcctccccgcaaggcttccacgcgatgatccacggccttcgcggtcggatctcaggctccggcctcacctccagtttcccagcctcctcctcctcctccggcaacggcggtcggtgcggagcaatttgatctgctggtgcagcaggtcagaggcctcactgaagctgtgcaggccatgcagcagcagcagcagccgcaggcatcagtgcacctgGAGAGAGTGTCACTGGAACATCAGAATCCGGCGAtgaggcgggccacttgggctagcCACCCCGTCTTTCTTGGGGAGACGaacctgagggtggagagccctcagtcggatcatggCTCCCCCCttgaagatctctacccccattctgtcagaggaccctcgagacccgtagtcgagagaattttctggaccggaggctccaggagatgaactggcggatcgaagaactccgccacgctccccccacttatggtgaggatatttgcactgaccctcccttttctcaaatgatcatgcaggaaccgatcctgtcaaacttcaaactcccctagttcgaaagctacgatgggacttcggacccggttgatcatctggaggcctttcggacgatgatgctgcttcatggtgcacccgacgccattctatgccggaccttcccatccaccttgaagggagcggcgagaaactggtactcggcgctgaagtcgggtaccatcttttccttcgatcaaatgagccaccaatttgtggcccattttgttagcagccggcacccccgaaagggttcggagtccctcatcaatatcaagcagagggagggggagtccattcgggcctacatcaaccgtttcaatgtcgcagcgttagaggtccgaaatttggaccaatcggtagcaatggccgctctgaagggcggccttcagaagaatgaccttttgttctccctggagaagaagtaccccagtgattttgctgatctgttggctcgggccgaagggtacttccgagcggaagaagccttcaaaatgaaggataagGAGATtgcgagagagtggcaggcgggagactcgagtaagcccgcagtcgaaaaagggtcgagagaagctcggccacgctctcgaactcctcccgggcacaagcgtgtccatactcctccctgagtatgtaggcagagaagtccggaccgcggAGTTCGACGGGATTCTCCATCggaaagattctgcaactacgcccccctcaatgcctcgaagacctaggtactgatggaggtcagagagcagctccctaggccagagaggatgtgcacacaccccaggaagcgtaaccccaacaagttctgtctctaccatcgcgaccacggtcacgacacggaggaatgcatccaactccgagatgagatcaaggagctcatccggcgaggtcgactcgataggttcattcgacaccggtctgagggtagagaagatcggccaagggtcctgctGCAACCTGAACAgctaaggagggaggagcagcccggagatcgcctccaatcgggaccatcgactccatcaccggagggcctcaaggaggagcagacctttcacgaccatggaacttgagaaacctgtaaatgtactactcacgactttgctttgaatcaaaatttctttcgactttgcatgtctttcccttttggcatggatttgttacgattggggata contains these protein-coding regions:
- the LOC140858176 gene encoding uncharacterized protein codes for the protein MDAWLNLVRGNNSVHLRVFLQRGGDPTSEPMVRFLISRSGIHQANVFRFLLPLSDLFPRQLRRLQVEYMLSHVGHPHRSNVYFWTDHISSYVSRAANAVLLEGYSGFLMVVHLNIPTVSARARMEDGVLMLDEAELMDDGDLMLSLEEAAAGGTREFGSVPASESSIKTLDTKTYQGEGEDGSTICSICLENFEAGAELIVLPCCHEFHCSCATKWLERSHLCPLCRYPMPTVDGEAATA